tagaacactatcctacacacacacacacacacacaccgtgggacaatttacaatttactgaagccaattaacctacaaacctgcaggtcttaggagagtggcaggaaaccggagcacccagagaaaacccacatggtcacggggagaacgtgcaaactccacacagtcagcgcaCAAGGTCAGgatggcgctgtggggcagcggcactacccgctgtgccaccgtgccacaccacaTCTGGGCTGAGAGGAGGGGAACAGCTGTGGGCAGGGGTGGGGCAGAAAGTCACCTCTCGTGTTTCCCTGCAGATGACTGTGACATCGATGATGAATTATCAGCAGCCCGCCACCAGCCCGAAGGCCTGGATGGTCTCCAAGCTCGGACCATGTTCTCCAAGAGAGAAATCCAGTCTCTGTACAGGGGCTTCAAAAACGTGCGTACAATCtgacccactctctgtgtggacaaCCTACTCCAATGTCCGCGTGTGTGAAGTGCTTCTTCCTTCAACATACATGTAAATCAGTGTTTATATGtagcaaaaaacacagagtgctggagtaactcagcgggtcaggcagcatctgtggagaacatggataggtgacgtttcacagagtgctggagtaactcagcgggtcaggcagcatctatggagaacatggataggtgacgtttcacagagtgctggagtaactcagcgggtcaggcagcatctgtggagaacatggataggtgatgtttctggtcgagaccctttgtcagatagATTGAGGGGGTGGTGCAAGGCTAAACCAAGCTGGGACGGAAGAGAGGTGGGACagaaaaggtcccgacccgagacatcaccgacccatgttctccatagatgctgaatgTCTGAAGTctcccttctcttcagagatgctgcctgtcccgctgagttactccagcattttgtgtctatcttctgagtaaaccagcatctgcagttccttctgacacatgctgcctgacctgttgagttattcctgcacttttctgtattatttaacatttgcagttccttacttctaagatagacacaaaatgctggagcaactcaatgggtcagacagcatctctggagaaaaggaataggtgacgtttatggatcgagacccttcttcagacaggagatgggtcttgacccgaaatgttagtctgaagacgggtctcacaaccaaaacgttacccattccttctctccacagatgctgcctgacccccgctgatgtactccagcactctgtctcacctatccattttcttctccacagatgctgcctgacccgctgagttatggtgcagcagcatctatggagcgaaggaaataggcaacgttttgggccgaaatccttctggaaataggcaacgttttgggccgaaatccttctggaaataggcaacatttcggcaatagaaacgttgcctatttccttagctccatagatgctgctgcacccgctgagttactccagcactcttgtgaaacgtcacctatccattttctccacagatgctgcctgacccgctgagttactccagcactctgtgaaacgtcacctatccatgttctccacagatgctgcctgacccgctgagttactccagcactctgtgaaacgtcacctatccatgttctccacagatgctgcctgacccgctgagatactccagcactctgtgcaccGTCACCTTTCCCTCATCTCCACAAatcctgcttgacccgctgagttactccagcactctgtgaaccgtcacctctccgtgttctccacagacgctgcctgacccgctgagttactccagcactctgtgaaacgtcacctatccatgttctccacagatgctgcctgacccgctgagttactccagcactctgtgaaacgtcacctatccatgttctccacagatgctgcctgacccactgagttactccagcactctgtgtcatatTTTAAATTCCGGCATCATATTGCTGTTGATGAGATGATCGTTAGAGCATTTTTCTGGATTCTAAGATAATTGATAGAGTTGTACATATGGTGCTTGTGTGAGAGAGAAATAGATATGACACATAACCAAGGCTAAGTGAAATCTTCAATGGAAATGGTTTAGATAATAGGGGATGATTGAACCAAAAGACAAAGCGTAGCTCAGTATTCCTCTTAAAGTGATTGAGTCGGGCACTTTAATATTTCCATTTTAACTTGCAACATCTAAATTTATAAtggaaactgtgtgtgtgtgtgtgtgtgtgtgtgtgtgtatatgtgagatCCACACTCTAATACAACCTCCTGCCTGTGATGTTACTGCAGAGGTTTTCCTAAGGGGCATCACATGGTTGTCCGTGGGAATTCCCTTCGGAAGTCAGCTAATTGGAAGCGAGACGGTGCAGGGAGGTTTAGACGCCATGGGGCAATGCAATGTTGAGATCGCGCAAGGTCTGGGCAGTCTGACAAATGCCAGACAGGCTTTGCAAGTGGATGTAaaatcgtgtaggaaggaacagcagatgctggtttaaaccgaagatagacacagagtgctggagtaactcagcgggtcaggcagcatctgtggagaacatggataggtgacgtttcacagagtgctggagtaactcagcgggtgcagcagcatctatggagctaaggaaataggcaacgtttcgggccaaaacccttccgggtttcggcccgaaacgttgcctatttccagaaggatttcggcccgaaacgttgcctatttccttcgctccatagatgagctgcaccataactcagcgggtcaggcagcatctgtggagaacatggataggtggcgtttcacagagtgctggagtaactcagcgggtgcaggcagcatctgtggagaacatggataggtgacgtttcacagagtgctggagtaactcagagggtgcagcagcatctgtggagaacatggataggtgacatttcagagtgctggagtaactcagtgggtcaggcagcatctgtggagggaatggaccacaCTTTGGGATCAAAcccttagtcatagagtgatacagcatgaaaacaggccctttggtccaccctgcccatgccaaccaatatgatcatggctgatcatttagaatcaataccccattcttaCTTATCCCTTAataccattagccctaagagctaaatctaactctctcttgaaaacatccagtgaatcggtgaattgaaaacatccagtgatgtgtatggaacaaggtgccagaggaggcagttgaggcagggactatcccaacatttaaatctATTCCTACCTCCAATTCCGCATTGTCAAGTGAGTCAGCATTAGCAGCTCAACCCAAAAACCAAATGGAGAATTATCTGCATTATCTGCATGCAATTCTGATGATTTGACAGTACTTGAAACAATTAAATATTTGCGTAAAGAATTTTATGGATTATAATTCTCATGGTAAAGAGGTTAAAAATATAATTCATTAAAGCTGGCCTCGAGAAGGGATCTTTGGAAGATGTTCCTGGCACAGATGCACATGGTTTTATAACCCCATCCTAATGGCACACGCACAGCTCTCTGCTCCACTAATATTGCCGCAAATTATTCTATCTTCAACTGAAAGGGAGTCACAGTTTTTATGTAGTTTATCATAGAcagacaagttcacaagttatagtagaattaggccattcggcccatcgagtctactccgccattcaatcatggccgaactcggcctcctaatcccattttcctgcagtctccccataacccctgacacccgttccaatcaagaacttgtccatctctgccttaaatatatccactgacttggcctccacagccctctgtgacaatgagttccacagattcactacaccCTGACCAAAGAACTTcctctcacctcctttctaaaagagcgccctttaattctgaagctgtgacctctgttcctagactctcccaccctttcattattctatattCTGTGATAAGACAgtggcagatgtgatagtggcatttaagggacttcagcatgggcacatggatagcagggatatggattacgtgaaggctgataagagttggtcttggcattggcAATGATAACCATAAGTTGTGTAACTTCATTAAAAAGTACTTTATTCAAATAACATACAGAGACCATGGCATAAGGTTCCGCATCATAATCAGAATGAAGCACATCCATATGTGGAATCCCGGCATGGAtcatggatcatagaaacatacatagaaaatagatgcagcagtagaggccattcggcccttcgagcctgcaccgccattcaatatgatcatggctgatcatccaactcagtatcccgtacctgccttctctccataccccctgatcccctttagccacaagggccacatccaactccctcttaaatatagccaatgaactgtgtggcctcaactacttctgtagcagagaattccagagattcaccactctctgtgtaaaaaatgtttttctcatctcggtcctaaaagacttcctccttatccttaaactgtgacccctagttctggacttcccccacatcgggaacaatcttcctgcatctagcctgtccaaccccttaagaattttgtaagtttctataagatcccccctcaatcttctgaattctagcgagtacaaaccgggtCAGCAATAGGAAAACCAggcatggatcaaatcagcaatagtgattgatctGTCCAGAGGAACTATTCTTGCATTGTACTGTACTCTACTCTGTAttccatacagcacggaaacaggcctttcagcccatcaagtccacccgctcacactagttctatgctatcccattttcccatccatTACCTACATACTCGGGGCAATAATCGACCAACTCGCATGTcgctgggatgtgggagaaaatccgagcactcggagaaagcccacgcaatcgcggagagaacatgcaaactccgcacagacagcatcctaggtcaggatcgaacccgggcctctggcactgtgatgcaccaactctaccgctgcaccaccgtgcaggcccaacagataatactatacataatactatacataaatacaatcacgtcaaactcaagtacaatagcttaggatggaactgcagatgccggtttacaccgaagataaacagaaaatgctggagtaactcagcgggacaggcagcgtatcTGTGGACAGAAGGagtagtctgcagaagggtctcgacctgaaacgtcacccatatcttctctccagagatgctgcctgtcctgctgagttaccccagcattttgtgtctatgttcaagtAGGGTAGGGGTTTGATTGCAGCAGATAAGTTGACCATAATCACTGTTGTGGGATCTTGTTGTGTACGGTTTAGCATTGACGTTGGGACTCGCTGAGGTTATGGAAGGTCCACAGACACAGAGCTCGCCCTCAGTCCCTGCCCACTGACACTCCTCCCCAATTCTCCCTGTTGTcccacctccctgctcctaaccTCCTCtcaggaagggcctcgacccgaaatgtcacccattccttggggtctcggcccaaaacgttgcctatttccttcgctccatagatgctgcctgtcccgcagagttactccagtactttgtctaccttccctcgatagatgctgcctgtcccgctgagttactccagcactttgtgtctattttctttgCCATTTTGCAGAATAGTATTTTCCAGAAATACAGAACTACTGTTGTAAGATAAACCATGAGGATGAATATTTTGTGTTCACAGGAATGTCCTAGTGGAATGGTGGATGAGAAAACTTTCAAATCAATTTATTCCCAGTTTTTCCCTCAGGGAGGTAAGAGATTTAACAAACTCCTGGACACATTATAATAAGGGTTGTGATTTTAAGGCATGAGGTTGTCTCAATGTACTTCTACACTGTTACACATTATCATCAGAGTGCTTGTGAATGTTGTCATGTCGGTGATTGATGGAGTGCCAATGCATTTGATTCCACTCATACCACGGTcaatggaacagaattaggccattcggcccatcaggtctactctgccattcaatcatggctgatctatctctcccacctaaccccattctcctgccttctccccataacccctgacacccgtactaatcaagaatctatctatcactgccttaaaaatatccactgacttgtggcctccacagccgtctgtggcaatgaattccacagattcaccaccctctgaccaaagaaattcctcctcatctctttcttaaaggaacgtccttttattctgaggctgtgacctctagtcctagactttcccactcgtggaaacaccctctccacatccactctatccgggcctttcactattcggtaagtttcaatgaggtacccgctcatccttctaaactccagcgagtacaggcccagtgccgacaaacgctcatcatttgttaacggactcattcctgggatcgttcttgttaCTGGTCGGGATTATCCTGAAaccattccttttctcgttgcAGATGTTACAACATACGCACACTTCTTGTTTAACGCGTTCGACACAGACAACAGTGGAGCGATTCGATTTGAGGTGAAACATAATTTGAGAAAGGCTAATGCATCTGAAGCTTGGGGACAAGTACCTTACCTGACCTCGAGTCAACTTAGAACACTTCccagtcatagaacatagaacagtacagcacaggaacaggcccttcggccagccatgtccgtgctgaacatgatgccaaattgagCTGATCTCCACtgcatgcatgtgatccatatccctccattccctgcttttccatgtgcttatctaaaagcctcttgtatCTGCCTTGTATCTGCCaccagaaagcttttcactgtacctcagtatagatGACACTAAACGGAACACCACCACCCAGGTGTAAgaaatcttgccccgcacatctttgtTAAATTTGCTCCTCTCACCGTAAAGGAATGCCCTCCATCAGGATGGAAATTGCTATCAtaatatggaggggacagggggggacacaatttattggcgGCCGCACGCCcatgcgcacactcacgcacaccaGCGAGGCTTCCCAGGCTCAATCCaccgctaaatgcagctcaactctgcctgtctcgcctggttaacctacagccctgcctggactgacgggacaccagcgctgcttctctgcacgctgactgtaagcctgggccatatttcccgcaagtccaggcagggctgtaggttaacctggcgggacaggcagagttgagctgggtttagcgctgtttctctgtgccagctgtgggcctgggggcatcgctcctgacgtctctggccatccCACCTGGCCCTCCGTCACTGCCCTCCATAAAGGTCGCTGGAaatgttaaaaatgttaaaaatccagcggcaaccaggaaAAGGCGCGACGCTTTGCGCGGTTACTCACCACCAAACACGCTTCACCCCACCACAAGTCACCGCTGGATTTATTATTTTTGGTTCAGTTTTTTACAGATCATTCactttctttttattattttttaattttatttttattagaagtacggtaaattacaatactacacaacacatatatcttaatacattttttgtaccgcttcattttttttttgagctttaagaaaaagatagaagtaaagaaagtaaaggaaatgcgcaagagtcgtgaagtgcaagagtgttgggaaaagaaagccccttagaaaagaagttagagaaggaagtaaagtgagaaaatagaccctagaaaagaaagaaagagaaaataggaacaatcgctctattataacattaaactccgcagaaaggggactaccaaccaagtctgtttttgttgttttacctcccgttaccaggtcctgataccatttatttatttatttatttatttaaattactattgcacctcatacttgtaataggtccagaaacatagaccacagaTCATTCACTTTCCTCCTCAACTCTCCCGCCTCTCAGGATTTTGTTATCGGTCTGTCTGTGTTACTGCGGGGGACTGTGAACGAGAAGCTGATCTGGGCCTTTAACCTGTACGACATCAACAAGGACGGCTACGTGACCAAGGAGGTAAGGCCAATACCTGCCTGTACGCAACTCCTGCACGCACCGACTGTTGCTGTGACAATCAGCGCCGGACGAACTCGGCACGTCAGGCAgaatctggagagggaatggacaagcaacGCCCATTGTCTGATGTATTTAATGGAATATCTCTAATGTCACTGAAGAGCAAAGAACTTGGACGAGTGTCAGACATGCATCagaacctcagtctgaagaagggtctcaacccgaaacgtcacctattccttttctccacagatgctgcctcacccgctaagatgctccagcattttgtgtctatcttaagtgcaTTTATAATCCTAGCAGCGGCCTTGTTGAAGCTGGTgttatacagcactgaaacaggcccaccttgcccacaacgaccaacacgtcccatctacaccagtcccacctgtcggtgtttggcccatatccctctaaacctacacggtccatgtacctgcccaatgttataattgtaccgtccacaactacctcctccagcaggtcattccatacacccaccaccctttgcgcaaAAAATTgttgcctcaggttcctattaaagctttctcctctccccctaaacctatgtcctctggttcctgactGTCGGGACTGTCGCtgtttgtcatgttgtcacttgtgggcagagcaccaaggcaaattccttgtatgtgaatacttggccaataaacttacttacttacttgattccactactctgggtgtAAGACGGTTCCATCccttctattcctctcacaagcTACATTGGTACCTCACCTGTGATTCTGCCCAATAATGGAATAATGGTGTCGTtagccttcccctcccccccccccccccccccctccccccccatccccttttcccccccctcccccccccccccccccccccccgtagatcaaacagtattgctgctATGATCCGTATCAAGTTTTGCTGCTGTCTggttttccacaccaccaccaccttgtGCCATGCAGACAGGGATGATGTGTTTTAGTTTTAACTTACGATTCAGAGCCGACAGTACTTATCTCCATGGTCTCCGTATGTATACAGATTAAAGTACTTGCTATGATATATGCTACAGATCcgggaaaaccgaaggtagacaaaaatgctggagaaactcagcgggtgaggcagcatctatggagcgaaggaatagccgatgtttcgggtctggtctgaagaagggtctcgacccgaaacgttgcctatttccttcactccatagatgctgcctcacccgctgagttactccagcatttttgtctacctgctatgatatataatgactctgtatcataagtactttgcacaCCCCCCCATCACCTTGCATCTATACTCCTTCCTCTGGTTTGACATCTCACAGCTTCTATCATCTCCTTATCTCCCACTTTATGtcatttcacctctggccttttcccagccatttgccaatcaaaaacCCCCTTGActttatccacccatcacttaggatcgacacaaaacactggagtaactcagggggacaggcagcatctctggagaaggaatgagtgatgtttcaggacgagacccttcttccgtctcaacctgaaacgtcacccagagatgctgcctgtcccgctgagtttttggccgagacccttcttcagactgagagtgggggggagagggagacacagagataaggaagggtgagaTGTGAGGTGTGGGAGGGGAAGGGTTTAGTTTATGAAGTACTTGGCCTGATTCAGAGAGCAGATGTGATGCGGTAGGTGCGGTCAGGGCCTGGTGTCACCGTTCCTCCTCTTGTACTTGCAGGAGATGTTGGCCATTATCCAGTCCATCTATGACATGATGGGGCGTTACACTTACCCTGCCCTGCACCCGGACAGCCCCCTTCAACACGTGGAGAGGTTCTTCCAGGTATGGTGGACAGCTGGAGCTGAAGGGCATCTAGTCTGGGATAAGGGGATGGAGATGCTGGGAGCAATCTATGGGTCAATGTatctggggtggggggtggccaTGGACCTGTAGAGCCATGCGGgtcgtgcagcatctgtggagcgaaggaataggtgacgttccgggtctcgacccgctgagtttctccagcatttttgtctacctctgaatctggagttgtgcattttcacacttctgtacctcttgcctggtaggagaggggggaagatggagtggccgggggtgagactggtccttgatgatgctgctggccttgccgaggcaacgtgaggtgtagatggagtcaatggaagggaggttggtttgtgtgtgtgatggtctcggGACTGTGGGTCTTGTGTGTCGGACAGTAACTGATCTGgatttacttcctcagaagatggaCAGAAACCGTGACGGCGTGGTGACCATTGATGAGTTCCTGGATGCCTGTCAAACGGTGAGGAACACATCCCTCCTCCAGCAGTTGTGGACAGTAGATGGCTTCTGTGATCCCACTAGGCCCAAACACCTTCCTTCCAAAATCCAGCACCTCCCTTGGCaccaggaggccaagtcaagtcaaccatataccatataacaattacagcacagaaacaggccatctcggccctacaagtccgtgccgaacaacttttttcccttagtcccacctgcctgcactcgtaccataaccctccattcccttctcatccatatgcctatccaatttatttttaaatgataccaacgaacctgcctccaccacttccactggaagctcattccacaccgctaccactctgagtaaagaagttccccctcatattacccctaaacttctgtcccttaattctgaagccatgtcctcttgtttgaatcttccctattctcaaagggaaaagcttgtccacgtcaactctgtctatccctctcatcattttaaagacctctatcaagtccccccttaaccttctgcgctccagagaataaagacctaacttattcaacctatctctgtaacttagttgttgaaacccaggcaacattctagtaaatcccctctgtactctctctattttgttgacatccttcaagtcacttttatttctacagcacatttatgaagcaactctcgttggccaaagtgctttacattggtataagaatagtataacaaacaacagaggtccataGATTAAACatatacatcactacatacatatagccctcgctcagaggacatcaataaaggcttgggagtagagatgagttttaagtcttgactgaaaggagtcgatggagggggcagttctgatggga
Above is a window of Leucoraja erinacea ecotype New England chromosome 35, Leri_hhj_1, whole genome shotgun sequence DNA encoding:
- the LOC129713398 gene encoding calsenilin-like, which codes for MELIAVAVVIVLFIGVLRQFGILEPMSMEDDCDIDDELSAARHQPEGLDGLQARTMFSKREIQSLYRGFKNECPSGMVDEKTFKSIYSQFFPQGDVTTYAHFLFNAFDTDNSGAIRFEDFVIGLSVLLRGTVNEKLIWAFNLYDINKDGYVTKEEMLAIIQSIYDMMGRYTYPALHPDSPLQHVERFFQKMDRNRDGVVTIDEFLDACQTDENIMHSMQLFENAL